The Coffea arabica cultivar ET-39 chromosome 8e, Coffea Arabica ET-39 HiFi, whole genome shotgun sequence genome window below encodes:
- the LOC140012898 gene encoding uncharacterized protein At4g33100-like, whose amino-acid sequence MAILREKKNTSLATSPCAHLRVAYHNCFNRWYSEKFLKGQWDKEECVSEWQKYRECLSQHLDDKHLSRFLEADGIVDLTNQADSKRHDGAPK is encoded by the exons ATGGCAATACTGAGGGAGAAAAAGAACACATCTTTAGCAACTTCACCTTGTGCCCATCTTAGAGTTGCTTATCACAACTGCTTCAATAG ATGGTATTCTGAGAAGTTTTTGAAGGGTCAATGGGACAAAGAGGAGTGTGTTTCTGAGTGGCAGAAATACAGGGAGTGTTTATCT CAACATTTAGATGATAAGCATTTGAGTCGATTCTTGGAAGCAGATGGCATTGTAGATTTGACAAATCAAGCCGATTCTAAAAGGCACGATGGTGCTCCCAAATGA
- the LOC113706982 gene encoding (S)-coclaurine N-methyltransferase isoform X2 gives MPTAIQTEVPKSQHYELPTSFFKLVLGEHLKYSCCLFSDKSKTLEDAEKAMLELYCERSQIKDGHTVLDVGCGWGSLALYIAQKYSSCKVTGICNSVTQKAHIEEQCRDHQLQNVEIIVADISTFEMEASYDRIFSIEMFEHMKNYRDLLKKISAWLKPDGLLFVHHFCHKAFAYHFEDVSDDDWITRYFFTGGTMPAANLLLYFQDDVSIVNHWLVNGKHYAQTSEEWLKRMDQNLSSITPIMQSTYGKDSAIKWTVYWRTFFIAVAELFGYNDGEEWMVVHFLFKKKLSSP, from the exons ATGCCAACAGCCATCCAGACTGAGGtgccaaaatctcaacattatgAGCTTCCTACTTCTTTCTTCAAGCTTGTTCTTGGAGAGCATCTGAAATACAG CTGTTGTCTTTTCTCGGACAAGTCAAAGACTCTCGAGGATGCAGAGAAAGCAATGCTGGAGCTATACTGTGAAAGGTCACAAATAAAAGATGGCCATACTGTTCTTGATGTTGGTTGTGGTTGGGGATCTCTTGCTCTGTACATAGCACAAAAgtatagcagttgcaaggttacAGGGATTTGCAATTCAGTAACCCAGAAAGCACACATTGAGGAGCAGTGCCg AGATCATCAGCTACAGAACGTGGAGATTATTGTTGCAGATATTAGCACTTTTGAAATGGAAGCATCCTATGACCGGatattttcgattgaaatgtttgAG CATATGAAAAACTACAGGGATCTTCTTAAGAAGATATCAGCGTGGTTGAAACCAGATGGTCTTCTTTTTGTTCATCACTTTTGCCATAAAGCATTTGCTTACCATTTTGAG GATGTGAGTGATGATGATTGGATTACCAGGTATTTCTTTACGGGAGGCACAATGCCTGCAGCAAACCTACTCCTTTACTTTCAG GATGATGTTTCTATAGTCAATCATTGGCTAGTGAATGGGAAACACTATGCACAGACAAG TGAGGAATGGCTTAAAAGAATGGACCAGAACTTGAGTTCTATAACCCCAATAATGCAGTCAACATACGGTAAGGATTCAGCCATCAAATGGACCGTCTATTGGAGAACTTTCTTTATTGCAGTAGCAGAATTGTTTGGGTACAACGATGGAGAAGAATGGATGGTTGTACATTTcctgttcaagaagaaactctcaAGTCCATAG
- the LOC113706982 gene encoding (S)-coclaurine N-methyltransferase isoform X1: protein MDAIIQAPYDATVRFMLASLERNLLPDAVIRRLTRLLLAGRLRSGYKPTSEQQLSDLLAFAHSLREMPTAIQTEVPKSQHYELPTSFFKLVLGEHLKYSCCLFSDKSKTLEDAEKAMLELYCERSQIKDGHTVLDVGCGWGSLALYIAQKYSSCKVTGICNSVTQKAHIEEQCRDHQLQNVEIIVADISTFEMEASYDRIFSIEMFEHMKNYRDLLKKISAWLKPDGLLFVHHFCHKAFAYHFEDVSDDDWITRYFFTGGTMPAANLLLYFQDDVSIVNHWLVNGKHYAQTSEEWLKRMDQNLSSITPIMQSTYGKDSAIKWTVYWRTFFIAVAELFGYNDGEEWMVVHFLFKKKLSSP from the exons ATGGATGCAATAATTCAGGCACCCTATGATGCTACTGTGCGGTTTATGTTGGCCTCGTTGGAACGCAATTTATTGCCGGATGCTGTCATAAGAAGACTCACCCGCCTGCTTTTGGCCGGCCGCCTTCGGTCTGGTTACAAGCCCACTTCTGAACAACAACTCTCTGACCTCCTTGCCTTCGCCCATT CTTTGAGAGAAATGCCAACAGCCATCCAGACTGAGGtgccaaaatctcaacattatgAGCTTCCTACTTCTTTCTTCAAGCTTGTTCTTGGAGAGCATCTGAAATACAG CTGTTGTCTTTTCTCGGACAAGTCAAAGACTCTCGAGGATGCAGAGAAAGCAATGCTGGAGCTATACTGTGAAAGGTCACAAATAAAAGATGGCCATACTGTTCTTGATGTTGGTTGTGGTTGGGGATCTCTTGCTCTGTACATAGCACAAAAgtatagcagttgcaaggttacAGGGATTTGCAATTCAGTAACCCAGAAAGCACACATTGAGGAGCAGTGCCg AGATCATCAGCTACAGAACGTGGAGATTATTGTTGCAGATATTAGCACTTTTGAAATGGAAGCATCCTATGACCGGatattttcgattgaaatgtttgAG CATATGAAAAACTACAGGGATCTTCTTAAGAAGATATCAGCGTGGTTGAAACCAGATGGTCTTCTTTTTGTTCATCACTTTTGCCATAAAGCATTTGCTTACCATTTTGAG GATGTGAGTGATGATGATTGGATTACCAGGTATTTCTTTACGGGAGGCACAATGCCTGCAGCAAACCTACTCCTTTACTTTCAG GATGATGTTTCTATAGTCAATCATTGGCTAGTGAATGGGAAACACTATGCACAGACAAG TGAGGAATGGCTTAAAAGAATGGACCAGAACTTGAGTTCTATAACCCCAATAATGCAGTCAACATACGGTAAGGATTCAGCCATCAAATGGACCGTCTATTGGAGAACTTTCTTTATTGCAGTAGCAGAATTGTTTGGGTACAACGATGGAGAAGAATGGATGGTTGTACATTTcctgttcaagaagaaactctcaAGTCCATAG
- the LOC113707335 gene encoding protein PLASTID MOVEMENT IMPAIRED 1-RELATED 2 → MVISKDDTVMSNDEALSSGQLLRDIGEISQALYLHKDPSKSVHLQSKHQSIFGTKASVRDVFQKEKKSSIWGWKPLKALTHIRSHRFNCFFFLHVHSVEGLPSNFNDLILCVNWKRKNEVFKTHPVRVFEGIAKFEETLMHQCSVYVSRNGPQNSAKYEPKLFLLQASIIGAPTLDIGKHWVDLARLLPLTVEELEEEKRTSGKWTTSFKLKGKAKGAILNVSFGFSILGDNPFDPRHFLTVSDMPKDSGQTPIAISSDCDQSSSNIALRRSGSVPRKSYNGHQHVSSQSLDMKYLSEVFPNQNSELARSINFLYQKLDEGKFGNLKEVDGFHENLVPFNSKSASSGNGFDDSDFIVIDQGVELSVKDDLKLDHNSTECFNKPVIETIDVAEIFQEDMTDFSAKGEPNSNLLLDCSNSCESAIQSKCEENNVYGKESTVEESPMVSCKFIASESAEFDMSSNISKCIEEETYMDPESSCGASKLVRSLSLDDVTESVANEFLDMLGFGHNPRDMTSDGEPESPRGHLLKQFEMEFCAFGNPILDLDVASERIEVSGVARTGSGRVACSDDFDLSQVIQEAEKEYNRVTQSLRSRRNAKMLENLETETLMQRWGLNDKVFQNSPRITSDGFGSPVYFPPEEPSKLPALAEGLGPTIQTKSGGLLRSMSSSLFRRAKNSAKLIMQVSNAVVLPAVMGSNVVEILQCWASGGAEDMFAKANELMPLEDITGRTMEQVIQETEHSSEVIKRFDQSAPLNDFRVKDHSFVLEKNDEGSLFGQNAPNLGSKTEKVYSDYVSFEDLVPLAVANFEALSIEGLRIQCGWSDAEAPSCIRPQFTENWTSVGQNVKLGGVMGSLGPTPLQLLDVKREDGIAELIKFSVSLNEWIRLDAVDIDYENEVDGEMLKILAAHDADLFDLGGLQMTRNGQRVKLSGSNSHLFGNNFTLALRLQLRDPFRDFEMVGSSMLALAQVERICIPVHDEMHNTNIETDLSNKKDDLNEEFVMEGTSAEENHKCINAAPFISRFKISGVHVAGFNVEPNGRGMLINPRQLQSGSRWLLSSGMNRTSKCPFSKSNAITKPSSQLLKKRTCDTLWSISSEVQSAAARWKHFAGLNIHVRNPDIAFPS, encoded by the exons ATGGTGATTTCCAAAGATGATACTGTGATGAGTAATGATGAAGCATTGAGCAGTGGACAGTTATTGCGCGATATTGGGGAAATAAGCCAAGCCCTTTACCTGCACAAAGACCCATCCAAGTCTGTACATTTGCAATCCAAGCATCAATCAATTTTTGGTACTAAGGCTAGTGTAAGAGATGTGTTCCAAAAGGAGAAGAAGTCATCAATTTGGGGTTGGAAGCCCTTAAAGGCTCTGACACATATTCGTAGTCATCGATTCAattgtttcttctttcttcatgTACATTCTGTTGAGGGTCTACCTTCCAACTTTAATGATCTTATTCTTTGTGTAAATTGGAAAAGGAAGAATGAGGTTTTCAAAACTCATCCTGTTCGTGTTTTCGAAGGGATAGCCAAGTTTGAGGAAACTTTGATGCATCAGTGTTCTGTTTATGTTAGTAGAAATGGTCCACAAAATTCAGCAAAGTATGAGCCTaaactttttcttcttcaggCTTCCATTATTGGAGCTCCAACTCTAGATATTGGTAAGCATTGGGTGGACCTCGCAAGGCTGCTTCCTTTGACTGTAGAGGAGTTAGAAGAGGAGAAGAGGACCTCGGGGAAGTGGACAACAAGCTTTAAGCTGAAAGGCAAGGCCAAAGGTGCTATCCTGAATGTTAGTTTTGGATTTTCAATTCTGGGGGATAATCCATTTGACCCAAGACATTTTCTGACGGTCTCTGATATGCCTAAGGATAGTGGGCAGACACCAATTGCTATATCCTCAGATTGTGATCAAAGTAGCAGCAACATTGCTCTTAGGAGGAGCGGTAgtgttccaagaaaatcatataATGGGCATCAGCATGTTTCATCACAATCATTAGATATGAAATATCTTAGTGAAGTGTTTCCTAACCAAAACTCGGAGCTCGCTAGGTCAATAAATTTTTTGTACCAAAAGCTTGATGAGGGAAAGTTTGGTAATCTTAAGGAGGTGGATGGCTTTCATGAAAATCTTGTGCCCTTTAATTCTAAGTCTGCCTCTTCTGGAAATGGCTTTGATGATTCTGACTTTATTGTAATTGATCAGGGCGTGGAATTGTCTGTGAAGGATGATTTGAAACTTGACCATAATTCTACTGAATGTTTTAACAAGCCTGTCATTGAAACTATAGATGTTGCTGAGATTTTTCAGGAAGATATGACAGATTTTAGTGCTAAAGGGGAACCAAATTCAAATCTTCTACTTGATTGTAGTAACAGCTGTGAAAGTGCAATACAGAGCAAGTGTGAGGAGAATAATGTATATGGTAAAGAATCAACCGTGGAAGAATCTCCAATGGTTTCATGTAAATTCATAGCCTCTGAATCAGCAGAATTTGACATGTCATCAAATATAAGCAAGTGTATTGAGGAGGAGACCTACATGGACCCCGAATCTAGTTGTGGAGCAAGTAAGTTGGTACGGTCACTTAGTCTGGACGATGTCACTGAATCTGTTGCTAACGAGTTTCTTGATATGTTGGGCTTTGGGCACAACCCCAGAGACATGACTTCTGATGGTGAGCCGGAGTCTCCAAGAGGGCATCTTCTGAAACAGTTTGAAATGGAATTCTGTGCGTTTGGAAATCCTATACTTGATTTGGATGTAGCTTCAGAGCGAATAGAAGTCTCTGGTGTTGCTCGAACTGGCTCTGGGAGGGTGGCATGTTCTGATGATTTTGATTTGTCACAGGTCATTCAGGAAGCTGAAAAAGAGTATAACAGGGTTACACAATCACTGAGAAGCAGACGGAATGCAAAAATGCTTGAAAACTTGGAAACTGAAACTTTAATGCAAAGATGGGGCCTAAATGATAAGGTATTCCAAAATTCTCCACGAATTACCTCTGATGGATTTGGAAGCCCAGTCTATTTTCCTCCCGAAGAACCTTCAAAATTACCTGCTCTTGCAGAAGGCTTAGGTCCAACTATTCAGACAAAGAGTGGAGGCTTATTGCGTTCAATGAGTTCTTCTCTTTTCAGGAGGGCAAAAAACAGTGCAAAGCTGATAATGCAAGTTTCTAATGCAGTTGTACTACCAGCAGTTATGGGTTCCAATGTTGTGGAGATACTACAGTGCTGGGCATCAGGGGGAGCCGAAGATATGTTTGCTAAGGCAAATGAATTGATGCCTTTGGAGGACATTACTGGAAGGACGATGGAACAAGTCATCCAGGAAACTGAGCACAGTTCGGAAGTTATTAAGAG GTTTGACCAATCTGCTCCGCTTAATGACTTCAGGGTCAAAGATCATTCATTTGTCTTGGAAAAGAATGATGAAGGATCACTGTTTGGTCAGAATGCTCCAAACTTAGGctcaaaaacagaaaaagtaTATTCAGATTATGTGTCTTTCGAAGATCTTGTTCCATTAGCAGTGGCTAATTTTGAAGCTCTCTCCATTGAAGGGTTGAGGATTCAATGTGGCTGGTCAGATGCAGAAGCACCTTCATGCATTAGGCCCCAGTTTACTGAGAACTGGACCTCTGTAGGCCAGAATGTTAAACTAGGTGGAGTTATGGGATCTTTGGGACCCACTCCATTGCAACTTTTGGATGTCAAAAGGGAAGATGGTATTGCTGAGTTAATCAAATTCTCTGTCTCCTTGAATGAATGGATTAGGTTAGATGCAGTAGATATTGATTATGAGAATGAAGTTGATGGAGAGATGTTGAAAATCTTAGCAGCTCATGATGCTGATCTTTTCGATTTAGGTGGTTTACAGATGACAAGAAATGGTCAACGAGTTAAATTATCAGGTAGTAACAGTCATTTGTTCGGTAACAACTTCACATTAGCTCTTAGGTTGCAGCTCAGAGATCCGTTTCGTGACTTTGAAATGGTTGGATCATCAATGCTTGCTCTGGCTCAAGTTGAACGAATTTGTATTCCTGTGCATGATGAAATGCATAACACAAATATAGAAACAGATTTGAGCAACAAAAAGGATGATCTGAATGAAGAGTTTGTTATGGAGGGAACCAGTGCTGAAGAAAATCATAAGTGCATCAACGCAGCACCGTTCATCTCTCGGTTTAAAATCTCTGGAGTCCATGTCGCAGGTTTTAATGTTGAGCCAAATGGTAGGGGGATGTTAATTAATCCTAGACAGCTACAATCTGGGTCTCGATGGTTACTTTCTAGTGGTATGAATAGGACAAGCAAGTGTCCTTTTTCCAAGTCCAATGCAATAACAAAACCATCATCACAACTTCTCAAAAAACGAACTTGTGATACTTTGTGGAGCATTTCCTCTGAGGTGCAATCTGCAGCAGCTAGATGGAAGCATTTTGCTGGACTAAATATTCATGTACGCAACCCTGATATTGCTTTTCCAAGTTAA
- the LOC113707336 gene encoding WRKY transcription factor 71-like translates to MNIYQHLTTTALHFTSLHLSSSIMDGNYDPNRFTNMSGYNYNSSSAFGSSYSSGMISTGYGDTNQSNFQVSEFFELDDWMEEDQTFMPSGYSTAQSPQQELTEVLGHPGGSSSQQTNRDIGGKERKENREKVAFKTKSEVEILDDGFKWRKYGKKMVKNSPNPRNYYRCSIEGCPVKKRVERDKEDPRYVITTYEGIHNHQGPSQF, encoded by the exons ATGAACATATATCAACACCTCACCACCACTGCACTGCACTTCACTTCACTTCACTTATCATCATCCATCATGGATGGGAACTATGATCCCAACAGGTTCACAAACATGTCTGGTTACAATTACAATTCTAGCAGTGCTTTTGGATCATCATATTCATCTGGGATGATCAGTACTGGCTATGGTGACACCAACCAGTCGAATTTCCAGGTTTCGGAGTTCTTCGAGCTTGATGATTGGATGGAGGAAGATCAAACATTCATGCCCTCTGGCTACAGTACTGCCCAAAGCCCTCAACAAGAGCTGACTGAAGTCCTTGGTCATCCTGGTGGAAGTAGCAGTCAGCAAACCAACA GAGATATTGGTGGGAAGGAGAGGAAGGAGAACAGAGAAAAGGTTGCATTCAAGACTAAGTCGGAGGTTGAGATACTTGATGATGGCTTCAAGTGGAGGAAGTATGGGAAGAAGATGGTGAAGAACAGCCCAAACCCAAG GAATTACTATAGGTGCTCAATTGAAGGATGCCCAGTGAAGAAGAGAGTTGAAAGAGACAAAGAAGACCCCAGATATGTAATAACAACTTATGAGGGTATCCACAACCACCAAGGCCCTTCTCAGTTCTGA